GGGTTGTGTTGCTGAGTTCGCGTTCCTTGTCGGGGGTCTGAAAGCCCAGGGTCCCCAGGTACGCCGCCCTCCTTCCGAGCGCGTTCAGGGCGTCTCGGATCACGCAGGCTGTGGTCGTCTTGCCGTTCGTACCCGTCACGCCGATCACGCGCACCGTCGCGGCCGGGTTGCCGTTCAGCAGCTTGCAGATCCGCCACAGACCCTCGGCAAAGGCAAGGTCCTTATCCTCGATAAGGAGCGCTGGAATCCCCATCTCGACTGCTTGCTCGAAACCCTCTCGACTGTGCGTGAGCGCGGCGGCCGCACCAGCATCCTTGGCGCCTGGCAAAAACCGGTGCGTGTCCCCGGTAGGGCTGGGCATGCTGATGAAAAGATCGCCGGGCTGCACGAGGCGCGAATCCTCACACGGCCGCAAGACTTCGGCATCGCCGGACAAGGCATCGAAAGTGACACCGGCCAGCGAACCTAGCTCCGAGATCAGGGGCATGAGAGCTTGATACCCGTTAGGCCGTTACGGCTGCCTCTGAGATTGGCCGGGCTTGGGTTCATCGGCGGCGGTCTTCGACGATTCAGCAAGCGTCGGTCCGGTGGGCCGAGCCGAAGGCTGGATCCCGTAGCGCCGGATCGCCGCGCGGGCCATGTCTGTGAACACCGGTCCCGCCACATCGGCGCCGTAATACTTGTTCCCCTTCGGGTGGTCCACCATGACCAGAATCACGACCTTGGGGTCGTTCGCCGGCACCATTCCCACGAAGTTGGACACGTACCCCGTGCTACCCTTGCCGATCTTCTGTGCCGTTCCGGTCTTTCCGCCCAGCCGAAAACCGGGAATACGCAAGGTCTTTCCTGTGCCTCGATTGGAGTCGATCACAGCCTCCATGAATCCGAGCACGGTCTTGCTGGTCTTGGAGGTGAACAGACGGCCGGCCTCTTCGATGGGCTGCTGCCTGTCGCCGATCGCCTTGATGAGACGGGGCTTCATCCGCACGCCGTCGTTTGCCAGGGAGGAAAATGCGCTCATCAGCCCAAGCGGTGTGCAGGTCATCGATTGCCCGAAACCCATCGTCGCAAGCTGAAGCCGTTTGGCATATTCGTCGCGTTTGTAGTGCCCGTTCGCCTCCAGCGGCACCCCTATGTCTGACTTCTCCATTAGACCGCTCTCATCCAGGAACCGGGTGTAGCGCTCATAGCCCACCCTAAGGGCCCAGGTCGCCGCGCACACGTTGCAGCTTCGCGAAATCGCATCCACCGGGTGAAGAAGCCCGTGCGCGCGGGTTCCGTGGTGCTTGTCACACTTCACCGAATAGCCCGAAATAGGGTCCAGCGCGCCCCTGCAGTAGAAGGTCTCTCCAGGAGTCACCACCCCCGCATCCAGACCCAGCCCAAGCGTGAGCACTTTGAAGGTCGAGCCCGGCTCAAGCGCGATCATGTAATTCGGGTTCAGGTCGGTCATGACCTTTTGTTTTCCTACAGGTTCGCCGACCCGGTCGGGATCGAGGCTCGGCCAATTGGCCATTGCCAATATGTCGCCGGTCTTGGGGTCCATGGCGATCGCGACGCCACGGTCCGCATGGTTCGATTCGACCGCTTGTCGGATCGCGTTGGCGGCCGCAAGCTGCATCGAACTGTCGATCGTCAGGGTGAGCGACTCGCCGTCCTGTCGCGCCTTCGAGCGGCTATCCAGGCGCATCGGAAGGAACGCCCCGGTGCGGTCGGTGACGCCGATCGTCACGCCGTTTGTGCCCGACAGGGTCTTGTTTTGGCTGAGCTCCAGCCCTGCTTGGGGCTCGCCATTTCGGAAGTAGCCGATCAGGCCAGCCGCGGCCTCTCCGAGCGAAAAGCCCCTCTTCCGGCTTGGACCCACTGAGATCCCATCGGCCCGCCAATTCGTTCGGACGGCTTGTACGGCGCGCATCTGTTCGCGGGAAAGCGCCTCAGGCCAGAACATGGTCTTTTGCCCGCTGTCTTTCAGGCGGCGCATTTCGGCCGCCGGCACCCCGCAGGCTGCCGATAGCTCCATGAAGAACGCGTCGCTGTCGGGGAGCTTGTCGAAGATCAGCCCAAACTCGCAGGAGTCTTCGTTCTGGGCAAGGGGCCCTCCGTCGCTGGAGAGGATCGGGCCGCGCCTGGCGGGGTCCACGGACCGGATCAGATACCGGCCGCTCTTCTCCCCCAGATCGAGAATGTCTTCGCGCCCAAAAACCTGAACGCGCGCCTGAGACAGCCCAGCCAGCGCAAACGCGCCGCCGATCAAATAGGGCGACCACGCGCGGACCTTGCCTTCAGTTGGTCTTGTTGGCATGGCTCTGCTTAGGGGACGCTTGCGGAACCGCTTGAGCCGCATCGGGGGCGATGAATCCGTTGGCCCTAGCCCAGCCGGCGATCGAATCCAGGCTGAGCAAACCGTCGACCTGGTGCTGCAGCACGGCCTCAGCTTGACGAGCCTCTTGAGCCCGGGCGAGAGATTGGAGGCTCTCGCGGCGCGCCTTTTCGAGCAAGACCTGCCCGCTCAAAGAGCCTACAACATAGGTAAGCGCAACCACGGTGAAGAACACCGACGTACGAACGGCCAAAAGGCTGTTCGTCCTGGTGGCGGCTCGCGCCCTGATCCTTGGGCGAGCGAGGACTTCTGTTCTTCCAACCGGTATTGCGCTCATTTAGGGGTTACCATCCGTGGCCAAAGTGCATCCATGCAAATCGAGTGACGATCAGGTTCAGCCTGAACCTGGGGCCGGCCTTATCAGGCCGACCTCCTAAGGGACCGAAGCTTGGCGCTTCGGCTCCGAGGGTTCCGGCGTTCCTCTTCCGTGTCTGGGACGACCGGCTTCCTATGGAGCTCGAGGTAGCCCTCGTTGGCGAGGTCGCGAAACGTCCTCTTGACGATCCGGTCCTCACCCGAGTGGTACGCGATGACGCAAAGCACGCCGTTCGGCGCCAGCGCGGAAGCGGCGTCCCTGAGGGCCTCTTCCAGACCTTCCAGCTCTCGGTTCACCAGAATCCGAATGGCTTGGAAGGTCCTTGTGGCCGGATGGATCCGCTTGTCCCTGGCCTTAGGCGGGATCGCCGCAAGGACGCAGTCGACCAGGTCCTGCGTGGTTCTCAAGGCACGGCCCCGACGAAATTCCACGATCTTCCTTGCGATCGCCTTCGCCCACCGCTCGCCGCCCAGCTCCTGGATCGCCTCCTCAAGCTGGCCTTGGCCCATCTTATTCAATAGGGCCGACGCGGGCTCATTTCGCGTGACGTCTTGGCGCATGTCGAGCACGCCTTCCTCCGCGAAACTGAAGCCACGCTCGGGCCTCTGCAACTGGGCCGAATTCAGCCCTAAATCGAGCAGGATGCCGTCCGCCGCGAGCCCAAGCCTCTCGAGAACGGACTTGACCTGGCGGAAGTCCTCATGAAAGAGGTGCACCTGAACGCCCTCCGGAGCCCCCAAACGCTCAATCGCGAGGGAGAGCATGTCGGCGTCCCAGTCCAGTCCCACCAGCGTCCCACCGGGACGGATGGCCTCGATCAGCTTCTGGCTGTGGCCGCCGAGTCCCAGGGTTCCATCCACCATGACCGCACCGGGCCGAGGGCACAAATCCCTCAAGACCGGATCGAGCAGCACGGGCACATGCCTCGGCGCTGGTCCCACCAGGGCATCGCCATCGGGCGTCGCCGCGGCCACGTTCAACCCTGGAAGCCGCCGGGCACGCATCGTGGGTGACCACGAATTGTGAAACCCGGCGGTCCAGACTCTTCGCGGCGGTTCGGCCCAGGCCCTCACTGCCCTCTCTCCTTTGCTTGCTCTTCTCGCTCTTTGGTGTGTCGTGATCGGATCAATTCGTTACTGATGTCTTGGTAAGCCCCCGCCAGGAATGACCGCCTGCCCGAATCGAGCGTGTTACCCTGAACGCGCGACCACGGGAGCGCCTTCCAAATCTCAATTCGGTCGCAGCACCCCGCAATCTTCACTTTGTCGCCCTTGTCCAGCTTTGCCGCTTCCCTCAGGTCTGCCGGCAGGACGAAGCGATTCTGCTGGTCAAAGTTGATACCGTCTGTCGCCGTGCTCATGAGGCAACGGGTGAACTCCTGTCGGGCCGGATGCATGGTAGGCAGGGACAGTGCCTCTTCAACCAGAGCCATCCAAACCGACTGGGGGTACATGACGATGCAGTCGGCCGTGTAGGCCATGACGAAGTTCTCGCCGATTCGCTGGACCTTCTTGGTGGTCAGGGTGATGCGGTACTTGTCGTCGAGGGTGGCCTCATCGGTTCCGATGAGGGGCTTGGAAACATCGATCCCTCCCGCGTATACCACCGTTCTTCCGCCCTAAGGTTTTCACGGGCGGCTTCGCGTCCATGCTAGCCGCCCGAAAGATCTGGAGAGAGCACCCCGCCCATCCCCATCGACCCAATCCTGCCAATCCGTGGCGATTTGTCGATGTAGGGATATTACTGGGAAGATTGTCGATCTGCAAGACATTTTAGGAAGAATTTAGGGTTTTTTCTTCCACGACTATCACGTGTCTGCTATATAGTAGACGCATGTATTCTTCCCAGCTCTGTAAAGCAACACTATTTGGCTACCCACTGGGCATTGGCGTTAGGCATTGGGGCGTTAGGGCATTAGGGCTTCAGGTGACAAGGTGCTCGGTTTTCAGGTTCTCGGGCCATTACGGTTGCTGGCCAAGGTCTCATCTTTCATCTCTCATCGCCCTTCGCTCTTCGCCTCCGGCATCACCCCACCTCGGCGTATTGTCGGCGGTCGTACACAAGGTCTTCCGCGATCCGCCAGACCTCCTGTTCCACTTTGTTCTCGGGCACGATCTTGGAAAAGTGCACAATCGCGGCGGTGAGGCCGGCTTGGCGGCACTCGTGAAGAAAAACAGAATTTAGAACCGGCCGCGAGACCGCTTTCAGCCCGAATGACACGTTCGAGACACCCAGGATGGTATTCACACTCGGATGGCGGCGGCGCACCTCGCGGATCGCCTCGATCGTCGCCACGGCGGAGGCGCGGAACTCCTCGTCTCCTGAGCCCAGCGTGAAGGTCAGGCAATCGAGAAACACATCGTGATCAGGAAGACCGTTCGCGCGCGTACGAGAGAGGATTCGCTCGGCAATCTCGACCTTCTTCTCGGCGGTCTTTGCCATGCCGTCCTCGTCGATGGTGAGCGCCACCACCGCTGCGCCGTACTTGCGGCAGAGCGCGAGAACCTTCTCGGTACGCGTCTCACCGTCCTCGAAGTTGATCGAGTTGATAATCGGCTTTCCTGCAAGGCACTTCAACGCGACCTCGACCACGTCCACCTCTGTCGAGTCGATCATGATCGGCACGGTCAGGCTCTTGTTGTAAAGGCCCAGCAGGATCCTCATGTCCTTTGCTTCGTTTCGACCCACGTAGGCAGCGCAGACATCCAGAGCGTGCGAACCCTCTCCCTCCTGCTCGCGCGCCAGTTCAACAAGGCCATCCCAGTTCTCAGCGGCAAGCATCTCTCGAAATGCCCTGCTGCCGTTCGCATTGGTGCGCTCGCCGACGATGAAGAAGCTTGAATCCTGTTCGTAGGGCTGGAACTGATAGAGCGAGGAACAGCCGACGAGCTTTAGCGACTGTGAGAATTGTGAGTGTGGTGAGAGTTGTGAGGGTTGATCGGAGCCATTCTCACCACCCGTACCCTTCTCATTGACCTTCAGCCAGTGCGCCTCAGCGCTGGGCTTGAGCCCACGCACCGCGTCCGCGACCGCCTTGATGTGCGCCGGAGTTGTGCCACAGCAGCCGCCGACCATCGCGGCGCCCAAGTCTTTGACGAAGTGGACGTGGTGATGCGCCAGCTCCTCAGGCGTCAGCTTGTACATGGATTGCCCCTTCTCCATGACTGGCAGCCCTGCGTTCGGCATGACCGAGATCGGCCGCGTGGAGTTCTGGCTCAGGAAGCGCACGTGGGGAGCCATCTCGACCGGGCCGGTCGCGCAGTTCACGCCGATCATCACGACGTTCGGGAAGCATTCGAGCATGTTCAGCGCCGCTGCGATCTCCGTGCCAAGGAGCATGGTGCCAGTCTGCTCCATGGTCACCGAGACGAAGAGCGGCTTATGGATGCCGGTCTCCTCCATTGCGCGGTGCATGCCGACCACCACGGCTTTGACCATCAAGAGATCTTGGGTGGTCTCGACCATCAACGCGTCCGCGCCCCCGACAAGGAGCGCCTTGAAGCCGGTGCAGTAGGTGTCCTCGATCTCGTCGAAGGTGGTCTGCCCGAGGCTGACGAGCTTGGTTCCAGGTCCAATTGCGCCGATCACGAAGCGCGGCCAATCGGGCGTTGAGGCTTTGTCTGCGGCCCGCCTAGCAATCTTCGCGGCCTCGAGGCTGATCTCGTAAACGAGTTCGGGGATGTCGTATTCGGCGAGCACGATGCTGGTCGCGCCAAAGGTGTTGGTCTCGATGAGGTCAGCGCCTGCGGCGAGATAGTTGGCGTGGATCTGCTCGATAGCCTCGGGGCGCGTGATGTTGAGAATCTCGTTGCAGCCGTCCTGAACCCTGCCGGCCATGCGCTCGGCGGCGGCTTTCCAAGCGGGGCTGGCGTGTTGATCCGCTCGCATGA
This Armatimonadota bacterium DNA region includes the following protein-coding sequences:
- a CDS encoding penicillin-binding protein 2, which produces MPTRPTEGKVRAWSPYLIGGAFALAGLSQARVQVFGREDILDLGEKSGRYLIRSVDPARRGPILSSDGGPLAQNEDSCEFGLIFDKLPDSDAFFMELSAACGVPAAEMRRLKDSGQKTMFWPEALSREQMRAVQAVRTNWRADGISVGPSRKRGFSLGEAAAGLIGYFRNGEPQAGLELSQNKTLSGTNGVTIGVTDRTGAFLPMRLDSRSKARQDGESLTLTIDSSMQLAAANAIRQAVESNHADRGVAIAMDPKTGDILAMANWPSLDPDRVGEPVGKQKVMTDLNPNYMIALEPGSTFKVLTLGLGLDAGVVTPGETFYCRGALDPISGYSVKCDKHHGTRAHGLLHPVDAISRSCNVCAATWALRVGYERYTRFLDESGLMEKSDIGVPLEANGHYKRDEYAKRLQLATMGFGQSMTCTPLGLMSAFSSLANDGVRMKPRLIKAIGDRQQPIEEAGRLFTSKTSKTVLGFMEAVIDSNRGTGKTLRIPGFRLGGKTGTAQKIGKGSTGYVSNFVGMVPANDPKVVILVMVDHPKGNKYYGADVAGPVFTDMARAAIRRYGIQPSARPTGPTLAESSKTAADEPKPGQSQRQP
- the rsmH gene encoding 16S rRNA (cytosine(1402)-N(4))-methyltransferase RsmH encodes the protein MRARRLPGLNVAAATPDGDALVGPAPRHVPVLLDPVLRDLCPRPGAVMVDGTLGLGGHSQKLIEAIRPGGTLVGLDWDADMLSLAIERLGAPEGVQVHLFHEDFRQVKSVLERLGLAADGILLDLGLNSAQLQRPERGFSFAEEGVLDMRQDVTRNEPASALLNKMGQGQLEEAIQELGGERWAKAIARKIVEFRRGRALRTTQDLVDCVLAAIPPKARDKRIHPATRTFQAIRILVNRELEGLEEALRDAASALAPNGVLCVIAYHSGEDRIVKRTFRDLANEGYLELHRKPVVPDTEEERRNPRSRSAKLRSLRRSA
- a CDS encoding homocysteine S-methyltransferase family protein; this encodes MAHQSDLLHALQNRVLVCDGAMGTQIQAAEFTPEDFIMRADQHASPAWKAAAERMAGRVQDGCNEILNITRPEAIEQIHANYLAAGADLIETNTFGATSIVLAEYDIPELVYEISLEAAKIARRAADKASTPDWPRFVIGAIGPGTKLVSLGQTTFDEIEDTYCTGFKALLVGGADALMVETTQDLLMVKAVVVGMHRAMEETGIHKPLFVSVTMEQTGTMLLGTEIAAALNMLECFPNVVMIGVNCATGPVEMAPHVRFLSQNSTRPISVMPNAGLPVMEKGQSMYKLTPEELAHHHVHFVKDLGAAMVGGCCGTTPAHIKAVADAVRGLKPSAEAHWLKVNEKGTGGENGSDQPSQLSPHSQFSQSLKLVGCSSLYQFQPYEQDSSFFIVGERTNANGSRAFREMLAAENWDGLVELAREQEGEGSHALDVCAAYVGRNEAKDMRILLGLYNKSLTVPIMIDSTEVDVVEVALKCLAGKPIINSINFEDGETRTEKVLALCRKYGAAVVALTIDEDGMAKTAEKKVEIAERILSRTRANGLPDHDVFLDCLTFTLGSGDEEFRASAVATIEAIREVRRRHPSVNTILGVSNVSFGLKAVSRPVLNSVFLHECRQAGLTAAIVHFSKIVPENKVEQEVWRIAEDLVYDRRQYAEVG